A single region of the Marinobacter salinisoli genome encodes:
- a CDS encoding AraC family transcriptional regulator, producing the protein MTVNAPLAENNDKPLVAASSTLALVHYLQRQGVLDAAKVEPILGHTIEALSAPDLRIPADAHYQFWQYAERVTGDPGVGLHAGQVVDPERMGLVGHVFFNCDTLGEAVTQYVRLHRLINESVTLSFEQTGNEAILTWQPDGAEHYCRQDMDRTLAAALCRTRHFIHPTITAQWVEVAHPRPDYASEYETLLGGPVRFDCPTTRLAFSSDHLSHPIPKRNPYVYSAVLKQVNGLLARLGSRRSFGRKIRRLISKQMSTDRIDADTLAKKCHMSRQTLYRRLKREGLSFHDLVEQVRQDKALRYVAGDHYALGEIAFLLGFSELSAFSRAFKRWTGQSPAQYRAKHQPPKTTSDKHSNIAKGSR; encoded by the coding sequence ATGACCGTGAATGCGCCTCTGGCTGAAAACAACGATAAACCTCTGGTCGCCGCATCCAGCACCCTTGCCCTGGTTCATTACCTGCAACGCCAGGGTGTACTTGATGCCGCCAAGGTAGAGCCCATTCTCGGCCACACCATTGAGGCCCTGTCCGCGCCCGACCTGCGCATCCCTGCTGACGCTCATTACCAATTCTGGCAATACGCTGAGCGCGTCACCGGCGACCCCGGAGTCGGGCTTCATGCCGGCCAGGTGGTGGACCCTGAACGTATGGGGCTGGTGGGCCATGTGTTCTTTAACTGCGACACGCTCGGCGAGGCCGTTACCCAATATGTCCGGTTGCACCGGCTGATTAATGAATCGGTTACCCTGAGTTTTGAGCAAACCGGCAATGAAGCCATTCTGACCTGGCAACCGGACGGAGCAGAGCATTACTGCCGACAAGACATGGATCGCACCCTGGCCGCAGCCCTGTGCCGCACCCGACACTTCATCCACCCGACGATCACCGCGCAATGGGTCGAGGTAGCACACCCCAGGCCGGACTACGCCAGCGAGTACGAAACCTTGCTGGGTGGACCGGTGCGCTTCGATTGCCCGACTACCCGGCTGGCGTTCAGCAGCGATCACCTGAGCCACCCGATACCCAAGCGCAATCCCTACGTGTATTCAGCGGTACTCAAGCAGGTCAACGGCCTGCTCGCCCGCCTGGGTTCAAGGCGTTCCTTCGGCCGCAAGATCCGGCGTCTGATCTCCAAACAGATGTCCACCGATCGGATTGATGCCGATACGCTGGCGAAGAAGTGCCACATGAGTCGGCAGACTCTCTACCGCCGGCTGAAGCGGGAGGGGCTCAGCTTCCACGATCTGGTGGAGCAGGTTCGTCAGGACAAAGCCCTGCGGTACGTGGCCGGAGACCACTATGCGCTGGGCGAAATCGCGTTCCTGCTGGGTTTTTCCGAACTCAGCGCGTTCAGTCGCGCCTTCAAGCGCTGGACGGGACAGTCACCCGCTCAGTACCGGGCCAAACACCAGCCCCCGAAGACCACATCCGACAAACATTCCAACATCGCAAAAGGCTCACGCTGA
- a CDS encoding GGDEF domain-containing protein, whose product MASDVSWKEKYFKELESAETRHKQWQDERSLLQRMLVRTSLASEGQTPELDALLAKLRKDLKKKHFDVAGWRQLQEQIDRQVARLDDQPPAAPNRTPAETTPVAPRQRSQVPHDASTPATTTAGVPGDSQDLADHAQRLRLARRVGELLDYMLDRVSLDDQAERQARSLQQSLLTSENWDELREGLNQVAELVIVAMTRSQKEFEAFLKNLDERLALLRSHFTSQSSAQTERLSDSETLEREIRDELERVGQEVRASEDLQQLKVSVSQNLASIGQAVQRFRTRETDRERMLSEQLQAMQEKLAAMEAHSEEVQNQVRRERVRAMTDLLTQLPNREAWQERMTFEFSRWQRYGHPLTIGLVDIDFFKRINDSYGHKAGDKVLQIVARELGERVRATDFVARYGGEEFALLFPETSPEEAQVAVEKLRQHVGRLPFHFRGEPVSITFSAGLTGFAPGDSEESVFERADRALYDAKDAGRNRTVIAPSLQ is encoded by the coding sequence ATGGCATCGGATGTGTCCTGGAAAGAAAAGTACTTCAAAGAGCTCGAGTCCGCTGAGACCCGGCACAAGCAGTGGCAAGACGAACGCAGTCTGCTCCAGCGCATGCTCGTGCGCACCAGCCTCGCGTCGGAAGGGCAAACGCCGGAGCTGGACGCGTTGCTGGCCAAACTGCGAAAGGACCTGAAAAAGAAACATTTCGATGTTGCCGGCTGGCGCCAGCTGCAGGAACAGATCGACCGCCAGGTGGCGCGCCTGGACGATCAGCCCCCGGCGGCTCCCAACCGCACTCCTGCAGAGACCACGCCTGTGGCACCCCGTCAACGCTCGCAAGTCCCGCACGACGCTTCGACGCCGGCAACAACAACGGCCGGCGTGCCGGGGGACTCGCAGGATCTGGCCGATCACGCGCAGCGTCTGCGGCTGGCCCGGCGGGTCGGGGAACTTCTTGACTACATGCTTGACCGTGTTTCTCTGGATGATCAGGCCGAGCGTCAGGCCCGGTCGCTGCAGCAGTCCCTGCTGACCAGTGAAAACTGGGATGAACTCCGGGAGGGGCTGAATCAGGTTGCCGAGCTGGTGATCGTGGCCATGACCCGAAGCCAGAAAGAGTTCGAGGCATTCCTCAAAAACCTCGATGAACGGCTGGCGCTTTTGCGCAGTCATTTCACCAGTCAGTCTTCGGCTCAGACCGAACGCCTGTCCGACAGCGAAACCCTGGAACGGGAGATTCGCGACGAGCTGGAACGGGTCGGTCAGGAAGTTCGGGCCAGCGAGGACTTGCAGCAACTCAAGGTATCGGTCAGTCAGAACCTGGCGTCCATAGGGCAGGCCGTGCAGCGCTTCCGGACGCGTGAAACCGATCGCGAACGGATGCTTTCAGAACAGCTTCAGGCAATGCAGGAAAAGCTGGCGGCCATGGAGGCGCACTCCGAAGAGGTGCAGAATCAGGTACGGCGCGAGCGGGTTCGGGCCATGACCGACCTGCTCACCCAACTGCCCAACCGTGAGGCCTGGCAGGAGCGAATGACGTTCGAATTCAGTCGCTGGCAGCGCTATGGGCATCCGCTGACCATCGGCCTGGTTGATATCGATTTCTTCAAGCGCATCAATGATTCCTACGGCCACAAGGCCGGTGACAAAGTGCTGCAGATCGTCGCCCGGGAACTGGGCGAGCGGGTCCGTGCAACCGATTTCGTCGCGCGCTACGGTGGTGAAGAGTTTGCGCTGCTGTTTCCGGAAACCTCGCCGGAGGAAGCCCAGGTTGCGGTCGAGAAACTGCGGCAGCATGTTGGGCGTTTGCCGTTCCATTTCCGCGGCGAACCGGTCAGCATCACTTTTTCAGCGGGGCTGACTGGCTTCGCGCCGGGTGATTCCGAGGAATCCGTGTTTGAGCGGGCGGACCGGGCGCTGTATGACGCCAAGGACGCAGGACGAAACCGTACGGTGATTGCGCCGTCGCTTCAATGA
- a CDS encoding patatin-like phospholipase family protein — translation MKRILLLFTLVGAFVAPMLHAAERPKVGLVLSGGGAKGMAHVGVLRVLEEMKIPVDVVVGTSAGAAVGALYASGMSVKEIESRFIKLDWVASFKDDPGRIYKPVRRKKDETRLPLAPGIGVGADGFRMGGGIVAGQNLGFILNELTRDDALVEDFDLLAIPYRAIATDLETGEQVVMAEGNLAEAVRASMSIPGVYAPVRRNGRLLVDGGVANNLPISVARSMGAEIVIAVDISDTLLESEELTGAFTVVGQLTTLMTRRNTDEQLKLLGERDVLIQPDLEGYTSADFYDGLVLFELGATAAREHAVELRGLTVPKKQWAQYQERRGGGSFRVGRIARINIIHGNALATQFLRERIQQQEGMPLEVDVLEADLKRIYGLGYYETVSYSVSPSAEGTILNILVQEKSWGPNYLSFGLGYEDNFDGDTRFNLASGLTLTELNDLGAEWATGVQLGTEPWVRTQWYQPLDYGYERFLVVGAEYDRDIFGVYEGGNDPVAELEVSHRLVDVALGMEVGSDNEVRLQYFRGKATVDELVGQAVIDDDDIQQGGISLQWVHDSLDDAFYPSHGTFAGLRGRIDRDGLGSDRSFDTITGMGLGTDTWQDFNLTGLFYGELVTRGEPGLENAARLGGFRRLSALGPGQISGDNALMAAMYGRKNFGGPLVPVFAGAGFEVGNAWESLSDVSWGNTVRSWSVFGGVDTFLGPVQLALAYSNADTWGAYLNIGYSFPELFYDAF, via the coding sequence GTGAAACGCATCCTATTATTGTTCACCCTTGTGGGCGCCTTCGTCGCGCCCATGCTCCATGCAGCAGAGCGTCCCAAGGTGGGCCTGGTTCTCAGTGGCGGCGGCGCCAAGGGCATGGCCCACGTCGGTGTGCTGCGGGTGCTTGAGGAAATGAAGATTCCCGTGGATGTGGTGGTGGGAACCAGCGCGGGAGCGGCGGTTGGGGCCCTCTATGCCTCGGGCATGTCGGTCAAGGAAATTGAAAGTCGCTTCATCAAGCTGGATTGGGTGGCGAGCTTCAAGGACGACCCGGGCCGCATTTACAAGCCGGTGCGCCGCAAAAAGGATGAAACTCGCCTGCCGCTCGCACCGGGTATCGGCGTGGGTGCCGACGGTTTTCGGATGGGCGGTGGTATTGTCGCTGGCCAGAATCTGGGCTTTATCCTCAATGAGCTGACCCGTGACGACGCCCTTGTCGAGGACTTCGATCTGCTGGCTATTCCCTATCGGGCCATTGCCACCGACCTCGAAACCGGTGAGCAGGTGGTGATGGCCGAGGGCAACCTGGCCGAAGCCGTGCGTGCCAGCATGAGCATTCCCGGCGTCTATGCACCGGTGCGCCGCAATGGCCGCTTGCTGGTGGATGGCGGGGTGGCCAATAACCTGCCGATCAGCGTGGCCCGGAGCATGGGGGCTGAGATCGTTATCGCGGTCGACATCAGTGATACGCTGCTCGAATCGGAAGAGCTGACCGGCGCATTCACGGTGGTCGGACAGCTGACTACCCTGATGACCCGCCGCAACACCGATGAGCAGTTGAAACTGCTGGGCGAGCGGGACGTGCTGATCCAGCCGGACCTGGAGGGCTACACCTCCGCTGATTTCTACGATGGCCTGGTGCTGTTTGAACTCGGCGCCACGGCGGCCCGGGAACACGCCGTAGAGCTTCGAGGGCTAACGGTGCCGAAGAAGCAGTGGGCGCAGTATCAGGAACGCCGGGGCGGCGGCAGCTTCCGGGTCGGTCGTATCGCCCGCATCAATATCATTCACGGCAACGCACTGGCGACCCAGTTTCTGCGCGAGCGTATCCAGCAGCAGGAAGGCATGCCGCTGGAAGTGGATGTTCTGGAAGCCGATCTGAAGCGGATTTACGGCCTTGGCTACTACGAGACCGTGTCTTATTCCGTGTCGCCGTCGGCCGAGGGCACGATTCTGAATATCCTGGTGCAGGAGAAAAGCTGGGGGCCCAATTATCTGTCTTTCGGGTTGGGCTACGAAGACAACTTCGATGGTGACACCCGCTTCAACCTGGCCTCAGGCCTCACCTTAACGGAATTGAACGATCTGGGGGCGGAATGGGCCACCGGTGTCCAGTTGGGCACGGAGCCCTGGGTGCGTACCCAGTGGTACCAGCCGCTGGATTACGGCTACGAGCGTTTTCTGGTGGTAGGCGCCGAGTACGACCGGGATATTTTCGGAGTTTACGAAGGCGGCAATGATCCGGTCGCTGAACTGGAAGTATCTCATCGTCTGGTGGATGTGGCGCTGGGCATGGAGGTGGGCTCCGACAACGAAGTCCGATTGCAGTACTTCCGGGGCAAGGCCACCGTCGATGAACTGGTTGGCCAGGCGGTCATTGACGACGACGATATCCAGCAGGGCGGGATTAGCCTGCAGTGGGTGCATGACTCGCTGGACGATGCCTTCTACCCCTCGCACGGAACCTTCGCCGGCCTGCGGGGCCGTATCGACCGGGATGGCCTCGGCTCCGACAGAAGCTTTGATACGATTACCGGGATGGGCCTGGGCACAGACACCTGGCAGGATTTCAACCTGACCGGTCTGTTCTATGGAGAGCTTGTCACCCGGGGCGAGCCGGGACTCGAAAATGCGGCCCGGCTGGGTGGGTTCCGGCGGCTGTCGGCTCTGGGGCCTGGGCAAATCAGCGGGGATAACGCTCTGATGGCGGCCATGTACGGGCGTAAGAACTTCGGTGGGCCACTGGTGCCGGTTTTTGCCGGCGCGGGATTTGAGGTGGGTAACGCCTGGGAGTCACTGAGTGATGTCAGTTGGGGCAATACCGTGCGGTCCTGGAGTGTGTTTGGCGGCGTTGACACTTTCCTTGGTCCGGTTCAGCTGGCGCTCGCGTACAGCAATGCCGATACCTGGGGGGCCTATCTCAATATCGGTTACTCCTTCCCCGAGCTGTTCTACGATGCATTCTGA
- a CDS encoding ATP-binding protein, whose product MKAVLPLVMLCLLSLAPTLLRADPPQASPAPVLGSSELTWLEAQEGFRIGIRNPQVPLIFATGDGTLVGIYVDYLQRLSDKLKKPLEPVIAQGQAGIASEPADAELISRLPDAPVPAGKRVTEPLMSLTYGLFIGAGDRSIRSLDDLENSRVAIIESDPNQFPMLDPVQHFTPVEVGSIGEAVSSVLSGRADAFLGPVLVVSEYLQSTMIDGIGLSQLLDQRTVDVVLQVDAKNDRLFQVLDQAVAAINHYEHRTIRHSWLQTDVPELERTGLELSASDQDWLRKNPNLRVAFRSDWPPFEFAQDGRPGGLVSDLVSRLENKLNLRFERTLVSDRMTAEAQLREGTVDVLPGLARTPRNEEDFLFTKAYLNVPIALAIRDEGRFIGDLREIQSERVGVVNRHAAHDYLLINHPELNLFPVSTVEEGLLALSNGDLDVMVTHIPAVSYTVARLGLSNLRITSITPYAYDLRLAVQADRPELHRILNQALSSLDATETEAIYNRWIHLDIEQEPDYTVVRRVILIAVVVVLIFLYWNRKLSREVDERIRSENALRRSEDELRGAKLEAERLAREAEAASRAKSEFLANMSHEIRTPMNAVIGYSDLLNNTVTDPQQRNYLEAIRAGSRSLLMLINDILDLSRIEAGKMRLDYSAVSVRQLLGDVRHIFDLRAREQEISLEVSVDSGMPAAMMLDETRLRQVLFNLVGNAIKFTHEGGVTVRATATPLTAESDGDDGESQITDVQHYRLVVTVKDSGIGVPEDQRERIFEAFEQREGQNTRRYGGTGLGLAISRKLVRMMGGELEVESEADAGSVFTVVLPNVEATGKQVEDLGKPKEAETLLAHELSIQERGWLREQLAEDFGDEWQEVRESGDPEAMKDFARRVLAWGQRFRSPSVTQYGEKLLADVEAFNLDAVNSALDAFPRLLGRKE is encoded by the coding sequence GTGAAGGCCGTTCTTCCCCTTGTGATGCTCTGCCTGTTGTCTCTGGCCCCCACATTGTTGCGGGCTGATCCACCACAGGCTTCTCCGGCACCGGTGCTCGGGAGCTCTGAGCTGACCTGGCTGGAAGCGCAGGAAGGCTTTCGCATTGGCATCCGTAATCCGCAGGTTCCGCTGATCTTCGCAACGGGCGATGGAACGCTGGTCGGTATCTACGTGGATTACCTGCAGCGTCTGTCGGACAAGCTGAAAAAACCACTGGAACCGGTGATTGCCCAAGGCCAGGCCGGTATTGCCTCCGAGCCGGCTGACGCCGAACTGATCAGCCGCCTGCCCGATGCCCCGGTGCCCGCCGGCAAACGGGTTACCGAACCGCTGATGTCGCTGACCTATGGCCTGTTCATCGGCGCCGGCGACCGGTCGATCCGCAGCCTCGATGATCTGGAGAACAGCCGGGTAGCCATCATCGAGTCAGACCCCAATCAGTTTCCCATGCTGGATCCCGTGCAGCACTTCACGCCGGTAGAGGTGGGCAGTATTGGCGAGGCGGTCAGCAGTGTGCTTTCAGGCCGGGCCGATGCCTTTCTGGGCCCGGTTCTGGTGGTCTCCGAATACCTGCAGTCGACCATGATTGATGGCATTGGCCTGTCGCAATTGCTGGACCAGCGCACGGTGGACGTGGTGCTGCAGGTGGACGCCAAGAACGACCGCTTGTTCCAGGTTCTGGATCAGGCGGTCGCGGCCATCAATCACTATGAGCACCGTACGATTCGCCATTCCTGGTTACAGACCGATGTGCCGGAGCTTGAGCGTACCGGGCTGGAACTGTCGGCGTCTGATCAGGACTGGCTCAGGAAGAATCCGAACCTTCGGGTTGCCTTCCGTTCGGATTGGCCGCCGTTCGAGTTTGCCCAGGATGGTCGCCCCGGCGGTCTGGTGTCGGACCTGGTTTCCCGGCTGGAAAACAAACTGAATCTGCGCTTTGAGCGAACTCTGGTCTCCGATCGCATGACTGCCGAGGCGCAGCTCCGGGAAGGCACGGTGGATGTGCTGCCAGGCCTGGCCCGGACACCACGCAATGAAGAGGATTTCCTGTTCACCAAGGCCTACCTGAACGTGCCGATTGCCCTGGCCATCCGTGACGAAGGCCGTTTTATCGGCGACTTGCGGGAGATCCAGAGCGAACGTGTGGGGGTGGTCAATCGTCATGCGGCCCACGATTACCTGCTGATCAATCATCCGGAGCTGAACCTGTTCCCGGTGAGCACCGTGGAGGAAGGATTGCTGGCGCTGTCCAATGGCGATCTGGATGTGATGGTGACTCATATCCCTGCGGTCAGTTACACCGTGGCCCGGCTTGGCTTGTCGAATCTGCGGATCACCAGTATCACTCCTTACGCCTATGACCTGCGACTGGCCGTGCAGGCTGACCGGCCCGAACTGCATCGTATCCTGAACCAGGCACTCAGCAGCCTGGATGCCACGGAAACCGAAGCGATCTACAACCGGTGGATTCACCTGGATATCGAGCAGGAGCCAGACTATACCGTGGTGCGTCGGGTCATTCTGATCGCCGTTGTGGTTGTCCTGATCTTCCTGTACTGGAACCGCAAACTGTCCCGGGAAGTGGACGAGCGGATCCGGTCGGAGAATGCCCTGCGCCGGAGTGAGGACGAGCTGCGGGGGGCAAAACTGGAGGCGGAGCGACTGGCTCGGGAAGCCGAGGCGGCCAGCCGCGCCAAAAGTGAATTTCTGGCCAACATGTCGCACGAGATACGGACCCCGATGAACGCGGTCATTGGCTACAGCGATTTGCTCAATAACACGGTCACGGATCCTCAGCAGCGTAATTACCTCGAGGCGATCCGCGCCGGAAGTCGCAGCCTGCTGATGTTGATTAATGACATTCTGGATCTGTCCCGCATCGAGGCCGGCAAGATGCGCCTGGATTATTCTGCGGTGTCTGTACGGCAGTTGTTGGGGGATGTCCGGCATATTTTTGATCTGAGGGCCCGGGAACAGGAAATTTCCCTCGAAGTGAGCGTGGACTCCGGTATGCCGGCGGCCATGATGCTGGATGAGACGAGACTGCGTCAGGTGCTGTTTAATCTGGTCGGCAACGCCATCAAGTTCACCCATGAGGGTGGCGTGACGGTGCGGGCTACGGCAACGCCACTGACTGCAGAGTCCGACGGTGACGATGGCGAGTCCCAGATTACGGACGTTCAGCACTATCGCCTGGTGGTCACGGTGAAGGATTCGGGGATCGGGGTGCCGGAAGACCAGCGGGAGCGAATTTTCGAGGCTTTCGAGCAGCGCGAGGGTCAAAACACCCGGCGCTACGGCGGCACCGGTCTGGGCCTGGCCATCAGCCGGAAGCTTGTGCGCATGATGGGCGGTGAACTGGAGGTTGAAAGCGAGGCCGATGCGGGCTCGGTGTTCACCGTGGTGCTGCCCAACGTGGAAGCCACGGGCAAACAGGTTGAAGACCTTGGTAAGCCGAAGGAGGCTGAGACGTTACTCGCGCACGAATTGAGTATTCAGGAACGAGGCTGGCTGCGGGAGCAGCTGGCGGAAGATTTCGGCGATGAGTGGCAGGAGGTTCGAGAAAGCGGCGATCCGGAAGCGATGAAAGACTTTGCCCGGCGGGTGCTGGCCTGGGGGCAGCGCTTCCGGTCTCCGTCAGTGACGCAATATGGGGAAAAGCTGCTGGCCGATGTGGAGGCCTTTAATCTGGATGCGGTGAACAGCGCGCTGGATGCCTTTCCCCGATTACTGGGGCGCAAGGAGTAA
- the xerC gene encoding tyrosine recombinase XerC, producing the protein MHAAVPEVAVPGSLADPLAAFFDHLASETRHSQRTCDSYQRDLNRFAVWLNQHQYHQWQAPNSHDVRRYVADLTRQGLSGRSIARHLSAIRRFYRFLVREKLATDNPALDIRAPKSGRRLPKVADVDQVNHLLDSLPDDPLEIRDVCMFELIYSSGLRLSELAALDLDSVDLRGSQVRVQGKGGKERDLPVGRKAVAAIRAWLPVRSGMASDAEQALFVSQRGDRLSHRSIQSRLSRWGLVKGADQRLHPHMLRHSFASHMLESSGDLRAVQELLGHADIATTQVYTHLDFQHLAQVYDKSHPRARRRRYDGGSDKDAQNHE; encoded by the coding sequence GTGCACGCAGCTGTGCCAGAGGTCGCGGTGCCGGGTTCGCTCGCTGACCCCCTCGCGGCCTTCTTTGACCACCTGGCATCGGAAACCCGGCATTCGCAACGTACCTGTGACAGCTACCAGCGCGACTTGAACCGGTTCGCGGTCTGGCTGAATCAGCACCAGTATCACCAGTGGCAGGCGCCGAACTCCCATGATGTGCGCCGGTACGTGGCGGACCTGACACGGCAGGGTCTGAGTGGTCGCAGTATCGCCCGCCATCTCTCCGCCATCCGGCGCTTCTATCGCTTTCTGGTGCGCGAAAAACTCGCCACCGATAATCCTGCGCTCGACATCAGAGCGCCGAAGAGTGGCCGTCGGCTGCCCAAGGTGGCCGATGTGGATCAGGTTAACCATCTGCTCGATTCCCTCCCGGACGACCCGCTGGAAATCAGGGACGTTTGCATGTTTGAACTGATCTATTCGTCTGGCCTGCGGCTATCGGAGTTGGCGGCCCTGGATCTCGATTCCGTGGACCTTCGAGGCAGCCAGGTTCGGGTGCAGGGTAAAGGTGGCAAGGAACGGGATCTACCGGTGGGTCGCAAGGCCGTGGCGGCGATTCGGGCCTGGCTGCCGGTCCGGTCCGGCATGGCATCGGATGCCGAGCAGGCCCTGTTCGTCAGCCAGCGCGGCGATCGCCTGAGCCACCGCAGTATTCAGTCGCGACTGAGTCGCTGGGGGCTGGTGAAAGGGGCCGATCAGCGGCTCCACCCGCATATGCTCCGACACTCGTTTGCCAGTCATATGCTGGAGTCCAGCGGTGACCTGAGGGCGGTTCAGGAACTGCTCGGACATGCCGACATTGCGACAACCCAGGTGTATACCCACCTCGATTTCCAGCATCTCGCTCAGGTTTATGACAAGAGTCACCCCCGTGCGCGCCGGCGGCGTTATGATGGTGGCTCCGACAAGGACGCTCAGAATCACGAGTAA
- a CDS encoding DUF2789 domain-containing protein, with protein MDTSKHTMNTLFEQLGLPSDEASVDQFIGKHSPLPAGTAIQDAPFWSESQSNFLEEGLEQDSDWAEIIDELDARMRH; from the coding sequence ATGGATACCAGCAAACACACCATGAACACTTTGTTTGAACAACTTGGCCTGCCGTCCGATGAGGCAAGCGTGGATCAGTTTATCGGCAAGCATTCCCCTCTCCCGGCAGGCACCGCAATCCAGGACGCACCGTTCTGGTCAGAGAGCCAATCCAACTTTCTGGAAGAGGGCCTGGAGCAGGACAGCGACTGGGCCGAAATCATTGATGAACTGGATGCCAGGATGCGTCATTGA
- the cls gene encoding cardiolipin synthase yields the protein MVESWALIVAIGVIYLTALGCIYRILLTYRTAQGAIAWIIGLLGLPYLTVPLFLLIGRNRFGGYVKARRMGDESLTNLLDYFEQQTTSISEPADRHFTDELQVLCSLGRQPFTEGNQCRLLRDGDDTFDALFEAMENARRYILLEFYLVRSDRVGQRIKSILKRKLSEGVEVWFLYDDIGSVWLPRHYLKELSKAGAHVASFGDGNVRRRRFQINFRNHRKLLVCDGLVGFVGGINLGDEYLGTAIDQEPWRDTHCRIEGPAVTGLQLAWLEDWNWASDEVPSLDWAPHEATPGEDKVLILPTGPADEWETCTLFFLNCINNARRRLWISSPYFVPDVQIMHALQLAALRGVDVRILIPEKADSRIIGLAAYSYLAQAAQTGIRIYRYQPGFLHQKVVLVDNRYAAVGTANLDNRSMRLNFEISMITTAAHFVASVESMLKDDFGNSRTMTEQDYQARSIVFRLTCRALRLLGPLF from the coding sequence ATGGTGGAGTCCTGGGCTTTGATAGTGGCCATTGGTGTCATCTACCTGACGGCACTGGGCTGCATCTATCGGATCCTGCTCACTTACCGGACAGCCCAGGGCGCCATCGCCTGGATCATCGGCCTGCTTGGCCTGCCCTACCTGACCGTACCCTTGTTTCTGTTGATCGGGCGCAACCGGTTTGGCGGTTACGTCAAAGCCCGACGTATGGGCGATGAATCGCTCACCAACCTGCTGGATTATTTTGAGCAGCAAACCACCTCGATCAGCGAACCGGCCGACCGCCATTTCACCGATGAACTGCAGGTGTTGTGCAGCCTGGGCCGGCAGCCATTCACCGAGGGCAACCAGTGCCGGTTGCTGCGCGATGGCGACGACACCTTCGATGCCCTGTTCGAGGCCATGGAAAACGCCCGCCGATACATCCTTCTGGAGTTCTATCTGGTGCGCTCGGACCGGGTCGGCCAGCGCATCAAGAGCATCCTCAAGCGCAAGCTCTCCGAGGGGGTAGAGGTCTGGTTCCTGTATGACGATATCGGCTCGGTATGGCTCCCCAGACACTACCTGAAGGAGCTGAGCAAAGCCGGTGCCCATGTGGCCTCGTTCGGCGATGGTAACGTTCGTCGCAGGCGCTTTCAGATCAACTTCCGGAATCACCGGAAACTGCTGGTGTGCGATGGCCTGGTGGGATTTGTTGGCGGCATCAATCTCGGTGATGAATACCTGGGCACCGCAATCGATCAGGAACCCTGGCGCGACACCCACTGCCGCATCGAAGGACCAGCGGTTACCGGCCTGCAGCTGGCCTGGCTGGAGGACTGGAACTGGGCCAGCGATGAAGTGCCGTCGCTGGACTGGGCGCCCCACGAGGCCACCCCGGGCGAGGACAAGGTGCTGATACTGCCTACGGGCCCGGCCGATGAGTGGGAAACCTGCACCCTTTTCTTCCTCAACTGCATCAACAACGCGCGGCGCCGGCTGTGGATTTCCTCGCCCTATTTCGTGCCGGACGTCCAGATCATGCACGCACTGCAACTGGCCGCGCTGCGGGGCGTAGACGTGCGCATCCTGATTCCGGAAAAAGCCGACAGCCGGATCATTGGCCTGGCTGCGTACTCTTACCTGGCGCAGGCCGCCCAGACCGGCATCCGGATCTATCGCTACCAGCCGGGGTTCCTGCATCAGAAAGTGGTACTGGTGGACAACCGCTACGCCGCCGTCGGCACGGCCAATCTGGACAACCGGTCGATGCGGCTGAATTTTGAGATCTCCATGATCACCACAGCCGCTCATTTCGTGGCAAGTGTGGAATCCATGCTGAAGGATGATTTCGGCAATAGCCGAACAATGACCGAACAGGACTACCAGGCACGGTCCATTGTCTTCCGCCTGACCTGTCGGGCCTTGCGGCTACTCGGGCCACTGTTCTGA
- a CDS encoding GntR family transcriptional regulator, which translates to MNAFKPRETLTEQVARHIENLIAFGQLRSGERIYEAAMAKEMNVSHGSIREGLLLLEKRHLVRNVPRKGAFVTPLDEYFVRSLYETLQLYLTHTGQKLAKNWKPEDMERLESLHAQMQECYDRSDLMAFLELGIEYTKASLAYADNYFIVAAIEDLWPSAKRCAFVAFQKGGKHVLEDNLAHMEESIEAIRARDDQRLADILGRYALQQCQQVLAAIRSTDRKGA; encoded by the coding sequence ATGAATGCGTTCAAGCCCAGAGAAACCCTGACCGAGCAGGTCGCCCGCCATATTGAAAACCTGATTGCCTTTGGCCAGCTTCGCTCCGGCGAGCGAATCTATGAAGCGGCGATGGCCAAGGAAATGAACGTCAGCCACGGCTCGATCCGCGAAGGCTTGCTGCTTCTCGAAAAACGCCACCTGGTGCGGAACGTGCCACGCAAGGGCGCCTTCGTGACGCCACTGGATGAGTATTTCGTACGCAGCCTGTACGAAACCCTGCAACTGTACCTGACCCATACCGGCCAGAAGCTGGCAAAGAACTGGAAGCCGGAGGACATGGAACGACTGGAATCACTGCACGCACAGATGCAAGAGTGCTACGACCGCAGTGACCTGATGGCGTTTCTGGAATTGGGCATCGAATACACCAAGGCCTCACTGGCCTACGCCGATAATTATTTCATCGTTGCCGCCATTGAGGATCTGTGGCCCTCTGCCAAACGGTGCGCGTTCGTGGCTTTCCAGAAAGGCGGCAAACATGTGCTGGAAGATAATCTGGCACACATGGAGGAATCCATTGAGGCCATTCGGGCGCGAGACGACCAGCGACTGGCAGACATCCTCGGTCGCTACGCGTTGCAGCAATGCCAGCAGGTGCTGGCAGCCATCCGCAGCACCGACCGCAAGGGCGCCTGA